CAGCTGCGGCCAAATGCCAATCTTATCGATCAAATCTGGACCGATAGGCCAGATCCACCCAACGCGCAGGCCTATGCCTACCCCGATGATTATGCCGGTGAAACCCATAGTGATAAGCGCAAACGCCTTGCCAAAATGCTGCGCGACAACGCGCAAGACACAGCGATCCTAACGCTGCCAGACAGCATCGTTTGGCTGCTGAATATGCGCGGCAGCGATGTCACCCATGTGCCCTTGGTTCATAGCTTTGCATTTTTGCACGCCGATGCTTCAGTGGATCTGTTCATTGCGCCTGGAAAAGCCGAACACCTATCGGGGCATTTTGGCGCCGGGATACGCCTCTTCTCACAAGATCAATTCGACGCGCAACTGTCGCAATTACAAGGCAGGGTGCGCGTTGATGCCGGGCATATTCCCTATGCCGTTGTCGATATTCTTCAAAAAGCGCAGGTTGAAATCGCGTTCGAGACAGACCCGGCTATCCTTCCAAAAGCCTGCAAAAACCTTATAGAATTACAACACGCCCGCGTGTCGCATCAACGCGACGGCGCGGCAATGTGCGAGTTTTTGGCCTGGCTTGATAACGCGCCGATTGGCACCATAACAGAAATTGACGTGGTTATTGCGCTTGAGAGCTTTCGGCGCGCCAATTCAGAGCTCTTGGACATCAGCTTTGATACGATTTCAGCCAGCGGCCCGAACGCCGCCCTGCCCCATTATCGGGTGAATGAAGCGTCAAACCGGCTGCTTCAACCCGGAGAGGTCATGCTGGTGGATAGCGGTGGCCAATATCTGGATGGCACCACCGATATTACACGAACCATCGCGATTGGCACGCAACAGCACGAGGTTTGCGCTGCCTTCACGCGGGTTTTGCAAGGGATGATTGCGATTTCTCGCCTTAAATTCCCATATGGCATTTCCGGGCGCGATCTGGATGCGTTTGCTCGCGCGCCGCTTTGGGCTGCCGGGCAAGATTTCAATCATGGCACAGGCCATGGCGTTGGGCATTTTTTAAGCGTGCATGAAGGCCCGCAGCGATTATCGCGTGCCTCTACCGTGGTGTTGGAACCAGGGATGATCCTATCGAACGAGCCCGGCTTTTACAAAGAAGGTGCGTTTGGAATTCGGATTGAAAATCTGCTCAGCGTTGGTGTGGCAGATCTGCCCGAGGCCGCAAATTTAACGCGACTTTTGGAATTTGAAACGCTTACCCATGTGCCGATTGATCTTCGCATGGTCATCTCTGATTGGCTGGACCCGTCAGAAAAAGCTTGGATAAACGCCTATCATCAAAAATGTTGGAATCTGCATCAGGATCAGCTGAGCAGCAGCGCCGCGCAATGGCTGGGCCACGCCACAAAAGCGCTCTAACAAGCGCCGCGACAGGGCGCGTTTAAGGCGCCTAAAGGGGCAATCCGCCCCTGAATACCTTAAGGTGCGCGGCTTTAAATTTGCGACTCACCGCCAAACTTGCCAGATATGGCGAAAAGCTGTACTATCTGCGCAGCTATTTTGGGTCATGCACAGCAAATGCCCCACAGGAAAGCGAGGGCGAAACATTGGGTAAAAACATTATTGTTCCGGCAATTATCTTCGTTTTCTTGGTTGGATTGCTGGGCTATTCGATGATCTTTAAGCCCCGCAATGACCGCTTTGATGAAAGCGCCAGACGCGTTTTATCCAAATAAAGATCACGCCTGATTTACGCCCTGCCTTACAGCGCCGAGAGCGGTGCATAAAAAGTTTGCTCTAAGGCACGCATTGGCTGAAAGCAAAGGCAAGTTATGCGCCTTTCTGGGCGCAAACGCTCCGGCCACTTACCCTTCACACCTTGTACAATAAATGCGCGCTACACCGCCTCAACATATCTAAATTCGCGCGTTGCCCCATCGCCCAACGCGGCAAGCGCCTCTTGATAGGCGGGGCTGTTATAGCCGGCTTGCGCCGCTTCAAGGCTTGCCCATTCAACCACCACTGTCCGCGTCATCTGACCGTCTTCTGCCACCGCAACCGGCACCCCGCGCGCCAAAAATACCCCACCGGCGGCTTGCATCGCAGGCCCGGCAAGCTTGGCATAAGCCGCCAATTTCGCGTCATCTGAAATCGCGGTGTAAATAACCACCTGTAAAACCTTTGCCATCTTGAGCATCCTTTTCTAATTATGCGTTTGACCACAGCTTATCAAATCACGCCCGGCTGAACAGCGCCAATCGTTAGAAAATTACAAAATCCTGGCTACACCGCGCAGGTCAACACGCTGTGATATCTGGCGCTTGGCAATAGACAAATCCAAAAACCGCTCTAGGCTTACCCCTGTTGGTCATAGAAAGGATCATTATGCCCCAAATCACCCGTATCATCGCAGGTATGCGCAGGTTTTTTTATCTTTTTCTGGCTCTCGGTGTAAGCGCGCCGCTGTCTGCGGCCGAACTGGGCATAGACATCACGCAGAAAGGCAATGGAGCAACCGCGCAAAACGGTATGCAAGTCAGCGTGCATTATGAAGGGCGCCTGAGCGATGGCACCGTGTTTGATGCCTCGCGTCCACGCGGGCAAGCTTTTCGCTTTGTGCTTGGCGCCGGACAGGTCATTCAAGGGTGGGAGCAGGGCATTTTGGGAATGAAAGAGGGCGAGCGCCGAATATTAACCATTCCGCCACAATTGGGATATGGCGCGCGCGGTGCTGGCGCGAAAATTCCGCCAAACGCCACGTTGCGCTTTGAAGTGGAACTGCTGAAAACAGCTTGGCCGCCAAAATTACAGCAAGCCAGCAATCAAGATCTGCAAGAGGCTCAGAAAAATGGCACGCTGATCATCGATATTCGCCGCCCCGAGGAATGGGCGAAAACGGGTATTATCGAAGGGGCCGAATTGATCACAGCATTTACAAAATCGGGCCAGCTTCACCCAGAGTTTCAACAGAAATTCATGTCGGTGATCACCGATCGCGATACCCCGATCATGCTCTATTGCCGCACCGGCAACCGGACCTCGAATTTGGGCAAGGCTTTGGTGGATCAATTGGGCTTTGCCAATGTCAGCCATCTGTCAAAAGGCATCACAGGCTGGCAGAAAGCCCAACAGCCGGTGCAATCTTATAAGGCTTCGCAATAAAAACCGGCGAAGATCGTTTTTTTTAATAAAAAAAGCGCGCCGGGTTTAACCGCCGGCGCGCTTTTTCTGGTTTTATGACGTGGTTTTAACCGAGCAATTGCAGCACGTTTTGTTTCGCCGCATTGGCCTGCGCCATCATCGCGATCGAAGCTTGTTCCAAAATTCTGCTTGTGGTCATTCTTGACGTTTCCGCTGCAAAATCAGCATCCTGCAAGCGCCCAAGACTCATTTCTGAATTAGCCGCCACATTTGATAGGTTCGAAATCGACATATCAAATCGATTGCTTAAGGCGCCGAACATCGCGCGATCAGCACTGATATTTTGAAGCGCCAAGTCAATCGAATTGATCGCTTTATGGGAGTCTGTTGCGGAAGCGACGCTTAAATTACCGCCCAAAACAATATCAAAAGTACCATCGATATTGTCAGTCAAATTTAAGCCGGTGATCCCTTCTGCTTGTAGCTTCGCTACAATCTGCTCAGCAGCCGCGGCAGGAGAATCATAGGTTACGAGCTTAGCGTTTGTGGAGATGTACAAGCCACTTGCTTTTTCAATTACCGAACCTGCTTCAAAATCCAAAGCTGTGCTGAAGACGGCAGTGGCCCCAGAAGCTGTTGCCATTGCAGTTGAAGAACCTACAAATGATTGGCCAGCAGTGTAAGTGGTTGATCCATAGGTCAAGGAACCCGCTGTAACTAAGTATGACTTTCCGCTTGTTATCGCAACATCATCACCACTGGTAATATTATTGATACGGCTGTCGGTAGGCGAAGTTTCATCCGTATTAGAAACTGCGGTAACCTCTACCAGAGCACTAGCTCCGGTAGCTGTCGAGGTTTCAGCGACAACAAATACGCTGTCATTCAAACCACCACCAGTTGTAGTATTTGCAGCCGTACCCCCATTATTGACACCATCAAAGTATGAACCTGCAGAGTAAACTTGGGTATTGTACGTCACCGAACCTGAATTGACATAATATCTTGTTCCATCGACAATTGCGCTCGTAGCTGTGTCCTCAAGAGATACAGAACTCGTCCCGACACCTAAAATCGATTGGCCTGCTGTATATGTTGTTGCCCCATAGGTTAGTGAACCCTCTGTAACCAAATAAGTAGATCCAACATCAATATTAATAGAAGTTGCATCCGCGACAGATGTCTCAGTCAGGCTAGCGTCATAAAAAACGGAGGAGTCATTGACCACCTTAAATTGCGTACCATCCGCGGCCGCATTAACATCTGCATCGGTTTTGATCGCCTTGACGCGGCCCGTGCCTGTCAAAGATGTTGTATTCGCCGCTACCGTGATTATCGAGCCAAGGCCATTGGCCCCATCGTTAGAATCCGCGATCGGAGACGTAACCGACGCGCTGATACCGGAATTTGAGGTTGTAAAATCAGTCGTGCCCATCGACGTGATATAATATTCACCCGCGCTTAGCGCAGATGTGCCGTTAACCGCAGTCGCCCCCGTATCAATAATATTGGTATCTGTAAGCGTTGTTTGAATCGACTGACCATTAATCGTCATGGTGATTTTATCATCCGCGGCAAAAGCACCACTTAAAGTTACTTTTCCATCGGTTGGATTTATCGCAATGGCGCCACTGCCACCTGTAGCATATGTGGTTGCGATTGTTGGCACCGTTCCAGTGCCCTCAATATCCAAAGCCTCCGAGGTGATCGCATAGAAATTCACCGTGATGTTATCGCCATCATTTGGCGTCGAGCCAATCTGAAAGTTGGTTGTATACGCCTCTGTATGCGATGTCGCCAATTCATTGGCACCCCGAGCGCCGTTGAAAATGCTTTGCCCTGCCCATTGTGTACTTTGGGCAATCCGGTCGACTTCCATCGTCAATTGATCAATTTCCAACTGAATCATTTCTCTGTCAGTTGGACTATTGGTGCCATTCGCCGCTTGAATTGCCAATTCGCGCATGCGCTGAAGGATATTGGTAATTTCAACCATAGCCCCCTCAGCCGTATTGATCATCGACTGCCCATCCGTGGCGTTACGAATGGCCATACGCATACCTTGAACGTCAGAATTAATTCTTGTTGCCACAGCCACGCCAGCCGCATCATCAGAGGCTGAATTGATGCGCAATCCGGAGGTCAAACGCTCCATAGACTGATTGAGCGTAACGGTATTTCTATCAGAACTTTTAGACGCCAGTAGAAAAGCTGTATCGGTTGCGATATTTAATGCCATTTCATGCTCCTTTAAGCGACGAGCTTATAGAATGTTTCGTCGACGCCGTGCTCGGTTGCAAATGGCATCATCAGATGTTCTAAAATCAGCTTCTCTTGCTCGGACATAAGATCATATACGTTTTGATCAAAATATTTACTCATAATCTCATTAACCAAAACGACTTCAGATTCAAAAATTGCCTTGCGGTAAACAATCGCCAGAAAGGCTTCCGCGACATAAGTGGAAAAGGTGAAATGTTTCAATTTCGCGGCTTTCAAGGGGTCTTTACAGCTGCGGTCTACGCGATAAAGCGTTTCAATCGCCTCATGCATCCATTCAACAGGATTGACCAATGTAACGGCTTCTGTCGGATCTTCCTGAGGCGCAGCCTCAGTTTGAGAAAACGGCACAAGAAGGTTTTGAATGACTTCTTGATCATAATCGCTCAGGGCAGCAAGCAATTCATCGCTTAAATACCCTGTTACAACTTTATGGACCAATTCGGCCTGCTCGGTCGTGATTGCTTTTGCAGCCAAAATAGCTTCAAACGCCTCAACAACATAATGTGTGAACACAAACTTATTGAAGGTTATAGCTTCTTCCGAAGATTTTGCGCCTGCTTTGATCTTTTCAAGCGTGATCAAAGCCTCTTCCAACCACTCTTTGGGGCGTACAATTTCGACGTCTTGCTTCATAATCTTCCTCGCAAATATCTTAGTGCTGGAGGGTATACAGCAAATTATATGCCACAATGAGATTGCAGTTTTGCTTAATATTGTTCGGATTAACCCCCTGATACACGATAACCTCACTCTTAGCCCGTCGTCTTTTCGAGAGGGGTAACACAATTAGTTGGAGACCTTCGGGGGGTAGATTTCTCACCGCCCAATTTATCCCTGACACGAATAAATGCGCGACGTAAGGACAGGCAATCAGCACGATCGGCTTGCTAACCCAAGTGGCGCACCCAAAAGAATTCGTGATTGGCAGCTTGAAGGTTGAAAACACGATTAACGAAAGGTGATATCCTATGGCCCAAGACTTTGTTGCCTGGTTGTTGATGACGACGGACGCTGCTGATTTGACCGAAGATCAAGTCCGCTACTTCAAAGATAACCCAAATCTGGTTGAATTTATCGAAGATCGCGAGGCTCTTGGGCTCCACATCTTATGACGGATTCTTTGGGTCGCTGTCGCATTTGTTGCTGGATCAAAAATCATCGCAGTAAAATTCGATAATGAATTTTACCAATTCCTTGTCAATGTCGCGAGTGATCTTGTGTTTGAAATGGGTGCCGCGCTAATCGGTAGCGTCCCGACCGTAATTTTCAGCGAGTACTAGAATAAGCGCCAGTTCAATGAAAATAAGGAATTTAGGTCAAATTTGTTGCAACGCATCAAGCAACCACCTGACGAAACTTTAGTATATGAATCGTAATGCGGAAGATCCGACCCAACGGTGATCAGAAAATTAAACAATTTGCTTCTGGATTTGGGGCCTCACTCCTAAACGAGAGTTTGCTTTAATTTAATATTTTTTAAAAAAAAGAAATTCCGACAAATCTTAAAGAATTGTAAACCTAGGTAATCTAATTGCCAGAGGCTTAGTTACCGAGCATGCCGCTTTACAAAGAACAGCGCAGCAAGCCCCATGAATATAAACAATGCCATGACCAAAAATGATGTCCAACCGCCATAGGACTCAGTGATCCAAGCGAAGAGAAAAGGGCTTGAGGAATTCACGGACATACGGATGAACGCGATCCAGCCCAATCTTGCCCCGAACCCTTCTGGGCCAAACAAAGCCAAAGGCAAAGTGCCCATGGTGATCGTTTTAATCCCATCGCCCATCCCGTACAGCACAGCAAAAACTATCAAGCCGGCAAAGGTCGCGCCAAAGCCCAATAAGATAGAAAACCCAAGTGTCATCAAACCCAAAGAAATAAAACTTGTGATCAAGGGATGTAGCGCGCGGCCAAAGATCAATTCAAAAAACCGCCCCGCCGTTTTGGCCGGTCCAATCAACGCGCCCGCGGTCACGGCGACGGCAGCGCTGTGCCCCAATGCTTCCACATTGCTCACCCAAAGCGACATCAAGGCCCCCATACTATATCCCGAAAAGGTAAAAGACAGCACCATCCAAATCATGGCATGGCGGCGGGTGGGGCCTTGTAATGGCGGCCAAGTCGCAGTCTCTCTTTTACCTATATCAAGGGGTGCGGAGATCCCATTTTCCGCGCTTAGGCTGAACCAATGCGCGGGCACGCAAATAAGCAATACGCTGGCAGCATGGATTTGCCATGTCACTTGCCACCCATAAAGATTTGAAAGCGCCAAGGTCAGCGGCCAGTAGATGGTTGATGCCACGCCGCCAAACAGCGTGATCCCCGAAATCGCCGATTGGGCCGCCTGCCCGGGGCGAAGTTTTGCGATTGATGCAAAAGCCACATCGTAAAGCACAAACATTGCCGCCATTTGGGTGAGCAATATCGCAACAGTTAATCCAATCGGCCCTGTCACTTGGCTTAACCCCCAAAGCCCGCCAGCCGACGCTACCGAGCCAAGGCTCATCACCCAACGTCCGCCGATGCGATCTACCGCAAACCCGGCAACTATCGCGCTCAAGCCACCAAAAAAAAAGCCTATCGAGAGCAGCCCGAACACATCCGACAGGCCAAGGCCAAGCTCATCTGCCATTAGGGGCAAGAGCACAGCGTAAGAATAAAGCAGCGTGCCATAACCCATAATCTGCGTGAGGCCCAAGCCGCAAACCGGCAAGTAATATTTCAAAGGCCGCGCCATCATATCGCACAGCGCGTTTTTAGGGGGATAAAAGCCCAGTGCAGAAGGCGCGTCTGCCTTTCTTGAGTACGTTTAATATCGTTTTCACCGAGCGCGCCGGCATATTTTTGTGTTTCCTCAGCCCCTCTCAATTGGCTTTGCCCGCGTGCTGGCAGGCTAGCTCAACGCTTGCCAGCACACCCATTGCGCGCAGCTGATCATAGGCCTGACGCACCGCCGCTTCAAATCGGGGATTTTGCTTCAAATCCGAGCCAAATATTTCTGCAATTGATAGAACCGCCCCGACAGGATCCTGCCTCTGCACGCAGGCGCTGGTCAGGCGGGGCTGCAAAGGATCATTTATCGGATAACGCGCCCCCGTCTCGCTTTGCCCATTTAAAAACAATATCCAAGCCGCAACAACCAAGCAAAGCCCGTCAACCGGCCGGTTGGCGGCCAGATTAGCGCGCAGCGGCGCCAGCACCCGTTGCGGCAGCTTTTGAGATCCATCCATGGCAATTTGTATCGTCGCATGCGCGATAGCTGAATTGCGATACCGTTGTTCGAGCGCCTGCGTATAGGCTTTTAAATCTTGGCCCGGGGGGGGCGTGAAACTGGGCCGCAATTCATGCTCCCATAAGCGCGTGATAAACGCCGCCAATGTCGTGTTTTGCATCGCATCAAAAACGGTTTTATGCCCTGTCAAAACACCAAGATACGCAAGGGAAGAATGGGTGGCATTTAGCAAACGCAGCTTCATTTCTTCAAAGGAGCGAACCGAGCTGGTAAACTCAACCCCCACCAGATCAAGAGGCGGGCGCGGCAGGTCGGCAAAATCCTCTTCAATCACCCATTGCCAAAACGGTTCATGCAAAACCGGTGCGGGATCGGGCCACCGCGTCAATGCGGCAATATCTTCAACATCCTGCGCCGTTACAGCTGGAACGATGCGATCCACCATCGTGGCGGGAAATCGTGCGTTTTCTTTGATCCATTGCGCAAGATCCGGGTCAATTTTTTGCGCAAATTCCAGCACAACTGTTTGCAAAACGCGGCCATTTTCAGACAGGTTATCGCAGCTCAGACAGGTAAAAGCGCTGAGCCCTAATTCGCGCCTATGTCGCAATGCCTGAACCAACAAACCAGGGGCAGAAGACGGCGTTTCAGGCGTGATCAAATCCTGCCGGATTTGAGGGTGCTCCCAGTCAAGCCCGCTTAGCGCGGGCGAATAACAATAGCCTTTTTCCGTAATCGTCAGCGTCACCATATTCAAATGCGGCAGCAGCAGCGCGTTCAGCACCTCGCGGCGCTCATCTTCAAGAAAATAGACAGCTTTTAAAATGGTGATTTCTTCAACCGAACGGCGCTCTGCATCCATCTCAACCGCGTGGTATCGAAACCCGTTTTGCGCCAAGCGATCACGCACCCCTGCGCTGCGCAAACTGATACCAATCACATCCCAGCCCATCGCGTGATCTGCGCCAAGTTGCGCCTGCATTCTTTGCAGTTGCGGCAGCCCAAAGGCGCGAAAAAACGCGCCCAGCCCAAGATGAACAACGCCAACGCGATCAAAATACTCGGCAAAATCACTCATAAACGATAGGCTTTCTTGGCCAAAGAATAGGCCAGCTCATAGGCCACCTGATGCGCTTCGGCTTCCTCTAGCATATGCGTGGCAACCAGGCCGGCAAGGAAACCGCAATCGATCCGACGCGCCATATCATGGCGCGCCGGGATCGTGCATAAAGCCCGGGTATCATCATTAAATCCAACCGTATTGTAAAACCCCGCTGTTTCCGTGACCAGTTCGCGATAGCGCCGCATTCCTTCCGGGCTGTCATAAAACCACCAAGCCGGCCCCAATTTTAAGCATGGATAGGCCCCAGCCAAAGGCGCCAGTTCGCGCGATAGCGTGGTTTCATCCAAAGTGAAAAGGATAAGCGTAAAGTTCTTTTCATGGCCAAAGCGAT
The sequence above is drawn from the Rhodobacteraceae bacterium IMCC1335 genome and encodes:
- a CDS encoding M24 family metallopeptidase; the encoded protein is MKTAHFQSFIDDSEPDAGPARLSALRKAISGAQLSGFLVPRSDVHQGEYVAKRDERLAWLTGFTGSAGFCAVLPDVAGVFVDGRYRVQVKVQTNATFTPVDWPETSLPDWLQKNLQTGTIGFDPWLHSWGEIKAHREALGENGIQLRPNANLIDQIWTDRPDPPNAQAYAYPDDYAGETHSDKRKRLAKMLRDNAQDTAILTLPDSIVWLLNMRGSDVTHVPLVHSFAFLHADASVDLFIAPGKAEHLSGHFGAGIRLFSQDQFDAQLSQLQGRVRVDAGHIPYAVVDILQKAQVEIAFETDPAILPKACKNLIELQHARVSHQRDGAAMCEFLAWLDNAPIGTITEIDVVIALESFRRANSELLDISFDTISASGPNAALPHYRVNEASNRLLQPGEVMLVDSGGQYLDGTTDITRTIAIGTQQHEVCAAFTRVLQGMIAISRLKFPYGISGRDLDAFARAPLWAAGQDFNHGTGHGVGHFLSVHEGPQRLSRASTVVLEPGMILSNEPGFYKEGAFGIRIENLLSVGVADLPEAANLTRLLEFETLTHVPIDLRMVISDWLDPSEKAWINAYHQKCWNLHQDQLSSSAAQWLGHATKAL
- a CDS encoding DUF1330 domain-containing protein, with translation MAKVLQVVIYTAISDDAKLAAYAKLAGPAMQAAGGVFLARGVPVAVAEDGQMTRTVVVEWASLEAAQAGYNSPAYQEALAALGDGATREFRYVEAV
- a CDS encoding peptidylprolyl isomerase, producing the protein MRRFFYLFLALGVSAPLSAAELGIDITQKGNGATAQNGMQVSVHYEGRLSDGTVFDASRPRGQAFRFVLGAGQVIQGWEQGILGMKEGERRILTIPPQLGYGARGAGAKIPPNATLRFEVELLKTAWPPKLQQASNQDLQEAQKNGTLIIDIRRPEEWAKTGIIEGAELITAFTKSGQLHPEFQQKFMSVITDRDTPIMLYCRTGNRTSNLGKALVDQLGFANVSHLSKGITGWQKAQQPVQSYKASQ
- a CDS encoding MFS transporter, with protein sequence MMARPLKYYLPVCGLGLTQIMGYGTLLYSYAVLLPLMADELGLGLSDVFGLLSIGFFFGGLSAIVAGFAVDRIGGRWVMSLGSVASAGGLWGLSQVTGPIGLTVAILLTQMAAMFVLYDVAFASIAKLRPGQAAQSAISGITLFGGVASTIYWPLTLALSNLYGWQVTWQIHAASVLLICVPAHWFSLSAENGISAPLDIGKRETATWPPLQGPTRRHAMIWMVLSFTFSGYSMGALMSLWVSNVEALGHSAAVAVTAGALIGPAKTAGRFFELIFGRALHPLITSFISLGLMTLGFSILLGFGATFAGLIVFAVLYGMGDGIKTITMGTLPLALFGPEGFGARLGWIAFIRMSVNSSSPFLFAWITESYGGWTSFLVMALFIFMGLAALFFVKRHAR
- a CDS encoding mannitol dehydrogenase family protein, producing MSDFAEYFDRVGVVHLGLGAFFRAFGLPQLQRMQAQLGADHAMGWDVIGISLRSAGVRDRLAQNGFRYHAVEMDAERRSVEEITILKAVYFLEDERREVLNALLLPHLNMVTLTITEKGYCYSPALSGLDWEHPQIRQDLITPETPSSAPGLLVQALRHRRELGLSAFTCLSCDNLSENGRVLQTVVLEFAQKIDPDLAQWIKENARFPATMVDRIVPAVTAQDVEDIAALTRWPDPAPVLHEPFWQWVIEEDFADLPRPPLDLVGVEFTSSVRSFEEMKLRLLNATHSSLAYLGVLTGHKTVFDAMQNTTLAAFITRLWEHELRPSFTPPPGQDLKAYTQALEQRYRNSAIAHATIQIAMDGSQKLPQRVLAPLRANLAANRPVDGLCLVVAAWILFLNGQSETGARYPINDPLQPRLTSACVQRQDPVGAVLSIAEIFGSDLKQNPRFEAAVRQAYDQLRAMGVLASVELACQHAGKAN